The following coding sequences are from one Rhodobiaceae bacterium window:
- the ligA gene encoding DNA ligase, translating into MTAKKVKPVSSLTEKEAAKELEELAQAIAEHDQLYHQEDQPSISDAEYDGLRARNLEIETAFPDLVRSDSPSLRVGAAPSDKFEKIEHEVAMLSLGNAFSYEDVVDFCQRVRRFLGLGEEELAITAEPKIDGLSAALRYEKGQLVQAATRGDGRVGEDITANVRTIKDIPLTLKATDVPDVIEVRGEVYMSHADFTRLNERQAEAGKDPFANPRNAAAGSLRQLDSRITASRPLRFFAYAWGAASSLPSETQLEVVAAFKNWGFATNPLMARCTTVEKLLETYRAIEAQRATLGYDIDGVVYKVDRLDWQERLGFVSRSPRWAIAHKFPAEQASTILEGIDIQVGRTGSLTPVARLKPVTVGGVVVSNATLHNEEELARKDVRLGDTVVVQRAGDVIPQVVSVVLEKRPKGAEPFEYPTVCPECGSHAVRELNEKTGKEDVVRRCTGGLICPAQSIERLKHFVSRNALDIEGLGNKQVEAFYNDGLVKSPADIFTLQARDEESLKKLKDREGWGATSVKNLFAAIDDKRAVDFDRLLFGLGIRHIGETTARVLARTYHDLDAFLAAMKSMIDPESEAYQDLIAIDGIGETVADALMGFFQEAHNIEAIEELKAAGLNPSPLEAQDTGSPVAGKTVVFTGSLEKMTRSEAKARAEGLGAKVSGSVSKKTDLLVAGPGAGSKLKKAEELGIETLTEDEWLELVEGA; encoded by the coding sequence ATGACTGCCAAGAAGGTCAAGCCTGTCTCTTCGCTCACTGAAAAGGAAGCGGCCAAAGAGCTTGAGGAACTGGCGCAGGCGATTGCCGAGCACGATCAGCTCTATCATCAAGAAGATCAACCATCCATCAGTGATGCTGAGTATGACGGGCTTCGGGCACGCAATCTGGAAATTGAAACTGCTTTTCCCGACCTTGTTCGATCGGATAGTCCGTCTCTTCGTGTGGGGGCCGCCCCTTCTGACAAGTTTGAGAAGATCGAGCATGAAGTTGCCATGCTCTCACTTGGGAACGCTTTTTCCTACGAGGATGTGGTTGATTTCTGTCAACGTGTTCGCCGCTTTCTCGGCCTTGGAGAGGAAGAGCTGGCGATCACGGCGGAGCCAAAAATTGACGGTCTCTCGGCTGCGTTGCGTTATGAAAAAGGCCAGCTTGTTCAGGCGGCAACCCGCGGTGACGGACGTGTTGGAGAAGACATCACAGCCAATGTACGTACGATCAAAGATATTCCTCTCACCCTCAAGGCGACGGATGTTCCTGACGTGATTGAAGTGCGTGGCGAGGTGTATATGAGCCATGCGGATTTCACTCGCTTGAATGAGCGTCAGGCGGAAGCGGGGAAGGACCCATTTGCCAATCCGCGTAATGCTGCGGCTGGATCTCTCAGGCAACTTGATTCACGGATTACCGCCTCGCGGCCGCTTCGGTTTTTTGCTTATGCCTGGGGCGCAGCAAGCTCTTTGCCAAGTGAGACGCAGTTGGAGGTGGTCGCGGCCTTTAAAAATTGGGGCTTTGCGACAAACCCCTTGATGGCACGATGCACAACCGTCGAGAAACTGCTTGAGACCTATCGGGCAATTGAAGCGCAGCGGGCAACGCTTGGCTATGACATTGATGGTGTTGTCTACAAGGTTGACCGGCTGGACTGGCAAGAACGGCTGGGCTTTGTCTCGCGGAGTCCCCGCTGGGCAATTGCACATAAGTTCCCGGCGGAACAGGCCTCTACCATTCTGGAAGGTATTGATATTCAGGTTGGGCGAACTGGATCTCTGACCCCTGTTGCCAGGTTGAAACCTGTTACGGTTGGCGGTGTCGTTGTCTCGAATGCGACACTTCATAACGAAGAAGAACTTGCCCGCAAGGATGTGCGCCTGGGTGACACGGTGGTTGTTCAGCGAGCAGGGGACGTGATCCCGCAGGTCGTTAGCGTTGTTCTTGAGAAGAGGCCAAAGGGGGCAGAACCCTTTGAGTATCCGACTGTCTGTCCTGAGTGTGGCAGCCATGCCGTGCGCGAGCTAAATGAAAAGACCGGTAAAGAAGATGTGGTCCGCAGATGTACTGGCGGGTTGATCTGTCCGGCGCAGAGCATAGAACGACTGAAGCATTTTGTTTCCCGGAACGCGCTCGACATTGAAGGCTTGGGGAACAAACAGGTGGAAGCGTTTTACAACGACGGGTTGGTCAAAAGCCCGGCGGATATTTTCACTCTGCAAGCACGCGATGAAGAGAGCCTGAAAAAGCTCAAAGACCGAGAAGGGTGGGGAGCGACGTCAGTCAAGAATCTGTTTGCAGCCATCGATGACAAACGGGCCGTGGATTTTGACCGCCTGTTGTTCGGCCTGGGCATTCGTCACATTGGCGAAACCACGGCGCGTGTGCTCGCGCGGACTTATCACGACCTTGACGCGTTTCTGGCCGCCATGAAGTCTATGATTGACCCCGAGAGTGAGGCCTATCAGGACCTTATTGCGATTGACGGGATCGGCGAAACCGTGGCGGATGCTCTGATGGGTTTCTTTCAAGAAGCACACAATATCGAAGCGATTGAGGAGCTTAAGGCTGCTGGGCTAAATCCGTCCCCACTGGAGGCGCAAGACACAGGGTCGCCTGTCGCGGGCAAGACGGTGGTGTTCACAGGCTCGCTTGAAAAGATGACACGCTCTGAAGCCAAGGCCCGTGCGGAAGGTCTGGGCGCTAAGGTTTCCGGGTCTGTGTCAAAGAAGACAGACCTGCTGGTGGCGGGGCCTGGCGCTGGATCGAAACTTAAAAAGGCCGAGGAGTTGGGTATCGAAACACTCACCGAAGATGAGTGGCTTGAACTCGTCGAGGGAGCTTAG
- the recN gene encoding DNA repair protein RecN: protein MLSALSIRDIVLIDKLDLPLERGLCTLTGETGAGKSILLDALGLATGGRADGGLVAQGSDKGSVTAVFDLDPTHPAFDLLSQNDIEADEGVILRRVQTKDGRTRAFVNDQLVSVGLLRTIGDMLIEIHGQHDERGLLDEAGHRVLLDAYGGLERPLRVVRETWTGLSEARAALDAHRAALAKAAADQDFLTHAVAELDELGPEEGEEESLAAERTLMMHSEKIADDVVEAEAALSGDKGLEARINLALRRLERAKEQAGGRLDGVIAALDRTLNEAADARDQLSDAVRTLEFDPNRLDVAETRLFALRAAARKYDVSVEALPDLAERMRNELEGIEAGETRTAELEKALVDAETAYAAAAGALSDGRLKAAIRLDKSVAKELIPLKLDKATFRTQVTQVDLDHAGPEGIDKVAFLISTNPGAPLGPLIKIASGGELSRFILALKVSLASTSSATTLIFDEVDAGVGGAVAEAVGKRLAELAKSLQVLVVTHSPQVAARAAKHFLISKGGNGKATKSSPVVTRVEPLDDGSRREEIARMLSGATVTEEARAAADQLIEGTH, encoded by the coding sequence ATGCTTTCCGCGCTTTCAATTCGCGACATCGTGCTGATCGACAAGCTGGACCTCCCTTTGGAGAGAGGTCTCTGTACGCTTACCGGTGAGACCGGCGCAGGGAAATCCATTCTCTTAGATGCGCTGGGCCTTGCGACCGGCGGACGGGCTGACGGGGGGTTGGTTGCGCAGGGATCGGACAAAGGCTCGGTCACTGCGGTGTTTGACCTAGACCCAACACACCCTGCTTTTGACCTTCTATCGCAAAACGATATTGAGGCGGACGAGGGAGTTATCCTCCGCCGTGTTCAAACGAAAGACGGACGCACCCGTGCCTTTGTAAATGATCAATTGGTGAGCGTCGGTCTCTTGCGGACAATTGGCGACATGCTGATCGAAATCCATGGACAGCACGACGAACGGGGCTTGCTGGACGAGGCAGGACACCGGGTGCTTCTGGATGCATATGGCGGCCTTGAGCGACCATTGCGTGTCGTGCGTGAAACTTGGACGGGCTTGAGTGAGGCCAGGGCTGCTCTTGACGCGCATCGGGCCGCACTCGCTAAAGCTGCTGCTGATCAGGATTTTCTTACCCACGCTGTGGCGGAGCTCGATGAGCTTGGTCCAGAAGAGGGCGAAGAAGAGAGCCTCGCGGCGGAACGAACGCTGATGATGCACTCTGAAAAGATCGCCGATGATGTGGTTGAGGCGGAAGCTGCTTTGTCGGGCGATAAAGGGCTCGAAGCGCGGATCAACCTTGCGCTGAGACGGCTAGAGCGAGCGAAAGAACAGGCGGGAGGACGCTTGGATGGCGTGATTGCCGCTCTTGACCGGACCCTAAATGAAGCGGCTGATGCTCGTGATCAGCTTTCTGATGCGGTGCGTACACTGGAATTTGACCCGAACCGCTTGGATGTCGCGGAAACCCGCTTGTTTGCATTGCGTGCTGCAGCCCGGAAGTATGATGTGTCGGTTGAGGCACTGCCCGATCTCGCTGAGCGTATGCGGAATGAACTTGAGGGCATTGAAGCTGGTGAGACCCGCACTGCCGAGCTGGAGAAAGCGCTTGTCGATGCTGAAACTGCCTATGCTGCGGCAGCTGGGGCTCTGTCGGATGGTCGCCTGAAAGCAGCCATCCGCCTCGATAAGTCTGTCGCTAAGGAGCTCATCCCGCTCAAACTCGACAAAGCTACGTTCCGAACGCAGGTAACCCAAGTCGATCTGGATCATGCAGGTCCAGAAGGTATAGACAAGGTTGCCTTTCTTATCTCTACAAACCCAGGTGCCCCGCTGGGGCCGTTGATCAAGATCGCTTCGGGTGGGGAACTGTCTCGCTTCATACTAGCTCTTAAAGTTTCTTTGGCATCTACTAGCTCTGCAACGACACTCATATTTGATGAGGTGGATGCCGGCGTCGGCGGCGCCGTCGCAGAAGCCGTAGGGAAGCGTCTGGCAGAATTGGCAAAATCACTACAGGTTTTGGTGGTGACTCACTCACCGCAGGTTGCTGCGCGTGCGGCAAAGCATTTCCTGATCAGCAAGGGCGGTAACGGCAAGGCAACGAAATCTTCACCTGTCGTGACCCGCGTTGAGCCGTTGGACGATGGCTCAAGACGTGAAGAAATTGCCCGCATGCTCTCCGGTGCGACGGTGACGGAGGAGGCACGCGCAGCGGCTGACCAATTGATTGAAGGCACGCACTAA
- the bamD gene encoding outer membrane protein assembly factor BamD, with product MSRGSVAGFGPNKWVKKLRRAPSVIVLGAALVLGACSGDDDAEIAYDERPVEQIYNNALTLLEDKKFRQAAVEFDEVERQHPYSQWARRAMLMASYCYYQTNDYDSAILSAQRFLSLHPGNKDAAYAHYLVGISFYEQISDVGRDQGMTQNALSTLSEVVRRFPQTEYARDARLKIDLTVDHLAGKEMEIGRYYLNQQSYVAAINRFRSVIVSYQTTTHVPEALHRLTESYLSLGVVTEAQTAAAILGHNFPGSDWYEDSYALLAGSDLEPRENQDSWMSKAWNSVF from the coding sequence ATGAGTAGAGGCAGTGTGGCGGGATTTGGACCCAACAAATGGGTGAAAAAGCTTAGACGGGCGCCGTCGGTGATTGTGCTTGGTGCTGCACTTGTTCTTGGCGCTTGCTCCGGCGATGACGACGCGGAGATTGCTTATGACGAGCGGCCGGTCGAGCAGATTTACAACAATGCGCTGACCTTGCTTGAAGACAAAAAATTTCGTCAGGCGGCGGTTGAGTTTGATGAGGTGGAACGTCAGCACCCTTATTCTCAATGGGCGCGCCGTGCGATGCTGATGGCGTCATATTGTTACTATCAGACGAATGACTATGACTCAGCGATTTTGAGTGCTCAGCGGTTTCTTTCCCTGCACCCAGGTAACAAAGATGCAGCCTATGCCCACTATCTGGTGGGTATTAGTTTCTATGAGCAGATCTCAGATGTAGGGCGTGATCAGGGGATGACGCAAAATGCGCTCTCTACACTTTCCGAAGTTGTACGGCGTTTTCCACAAACAGAATATGCCAGAGATGCACGGCTCAAGATTGATCTGACCGTTGACCATCTGGCGGGCAAGGAGATGGAGATTGGGCGCTATTACCTCAATCAACAATCCTACGTCGCAGCTATCAACCGGTTTCGATCCGTCATCGTGTCTTATCAGACAACCACACACGTGCCAGAGGCACTTCACAGGCTGACCGAGTCCTACCTTTCTTTGGGTGTGGTGACCGAAGCTCAGACGGCTGCGGCCATCCTTGGGCATAACTTTCCAGGCAGTGATTGGTACGAAGACAGTTATGCTCTCTTGGCAGGGAGTGACCTTGAGCCGAGAGAGAACCAAGACTCCTGGATGAGCAAAGCCTGGAATTCTGTTTTCTAG
- the lpxC gene encoding UDP-3-O-acyl-N-acetylglucosamine deacetylase, with protein sequence MRNTDHDTFAEPVNTGGGATFNKLRLAHSRDCTSVGIDVLRQTTIAKPITMNGIGLHKGTLVRLVLTPADANTGIVFRRTDLDTTDRSITDIPARYDSVIDATMCTTIGNAAGTKVATIEHLMAAVSALQIDNLLIEVDAEEVPVMDGSSDAFIALLDQAGQKTLGSPRRYIRVLEPISVEDGLRRGTLHPCDEGLRIELSIDFDNKVIGKQDLALTISPDSFRRELSRSRTFGFLKDVEMLRSLGLAKGATLENAVVLDGDKVLNDDGLRSPDEFVRHKTLDAVGDLALAGGPILGCYSASRAGHAFNNQVLHALFANPDSWEYVTCDEPVDVIADVPRMMVSAD encoded by the coding sequence GTGCGGAATACTGACCACGACACGTTTGCGGAACCGGTGAATACCGGAGGCGGCGCTACTTTCAATAAGTTGCGACTGGCCCATTCCAGAGACTGCACCTCTGTTGGGATCGATGTGTTGCGGCAAACGACCATTGCTAAACCGATCACCATGAACGGTATTGGACTGCACAAAGGCACGCTGGTGCGCCTTGTGTTGACGCCAGCTGATGCAAACACCGGCATCGTGTTCCGGCGGACAGACCTTGATACAACGGACCGCTCGATCACAGACATTCCGGCGCGCTATGACTCGGTTATCGATGCGACGATGTGCACAACGATCGGCAATGCGGCTGGAACGAAAGTCGCGACGATTGAGCATCTTATGGCTGCTGTGTCGGCCCTTCAGATCGATAATTTGCTGATCGAAGTGGATGCTGAAGAAGTACCTGTGATGGATGGCAGCTCAGACGCCTTCATTGCGCTGCTTGACCAGGCCGGGCAGAAGACTCTGGGCTCTCCGCGACGGTATATCCGTGTTTTGGAACCTATCTCTGTGGAGGACGGGCTGCGTCGCGGAACTCTGCATCCCTGTGATGAGGGCCTGCGGATTGAACTTAGCATTGACTTTGACAATAAGGTAATTGGTAAGCAGGACCTAGCTTTGACTATTTCTCCGGATAGTTTCCGGCGGGAACTGTCGCGGTCGCGTACCTTTGGCTTTTTGAAAGACGTTGAGATGCTTCGGTCTTTGGGGTTGGCCAAAGGGGCAACGCTGGAAAATGCGGTTGTCCTGGATGGTGACAAAGTGCTGAACGACGATGGACTGCGGTCCCCTGATGAATTCGTTCGCCACAAGACACTGGATGCGGTTGGTGACCTGGCTTTGGCGGGGGGGCCTATTCTGGGGTGCTACAGTGCGAGCAGGGCAGGGCATGCGTTTAATAATCAGGTGCTCCATGCACTCTTTGCGAATCCCGATTCTTGGGAATATGTCACATGTGACGAACCAGTTGATGTAATCGCGGACGTCCCAAGGATGATGGTTTCCGCTGATTGA
- the ftsZ gene encoding cell division protein FtsZ, whose amino-acid sequence MSINLTVPQATELKPRITVFGVGGAGGNAVNNMIDSGLEGVEFVVANTDAQSLTMSSAERRIQLGEAITQGLGAGSRPEVGCAAAEEALGELSESLEESHMVFITAGMGGGTGTGAAPVIARTAREKGILTVGVVTKPFQFEGARRARLADEGIAELSKFVDTLIIIPNQNLFRIANERTTFAEAFSMADEVLHSGVAGITDLMVKPGLINLDFADVRTVMNEMGKAMMGTGEAEGEKRAVEAAEAAISNPLLDEVSMKGARGVLINITGGMDLTLYEVDEAANRIRSEVDPDANIIVGSTFDSSLDGSMRVSVVATGIDVEQAEQPVPETEKITMLRPGRRMSVEETPVEPEAAEVAAEAERVDVQEPAAAQAEAELALEAPLPADFDPAAYEAEVIIPSQEPIAEPAQAQASLSATAEPNRPFIPAGLNRVEARSSELPSFLGARPEPVARQAVPARGPSLFERLTGRSKAAPEARQAPVVPREAVQPTQTAAAPARQASPAPQQAVAPEPQPAPPAAQQAPSPQPKADEGMVASSFEEDQLEIPTFLRRQAN is encoded by the coding sequence ATGAGCATCAATCTGACGGTTCCACAGGCAACTGAACTGAAACCACGCATTACTGTATTTGGCGTCGGCGGCGCTGGCGGCAATGCGGTCAACAATATGATCGATTCCGGACTCGAAGGTGTTGAGTTTGTTGTGGCGAATACGGACGCGCAATCACTCACCATGTCTTCGGCTGAACGCAGGATTCAACTGGGCGAGGCTATTACGCAAGGCCTTGGTGCTGGATCGCGACCCGAGGTTGGGTGCGCAGCGGCAGAAGAGGCCCTGGGCGAGCTTTCGGAGAGTCTTGAAGAAAGCCATATGGTCTTCATCACAGCCGGCATGGGCGGCGGCACGGGCACGGGCGCTGCGCCGGTGATTGCGCGGACTGCACGAGAAAAAGGCATTCTGACAGTCGGCGTTGTGACGAAGCCTTTCCAATTTGAAGGCGCGCGGCGGGCACGTCTCGCCGATGAGGGTATCGCTGAGCTTTCCAAGTTTGTTGATACGCTCATCATCATCCCGAACCAGAACTTGTTCCGGATTGCCAATGAGAGAACGACTTTCGCGGAAGCCTTCTCCATGGCCGATGAGGTTCTGCATTCGGGTGTAGCTGGCATTACCGACCTCATGGTTAAGCCTGGCCTGATCAATCTCGACTTTGCTGATGTTCGCACTGTGATGAACGAAATGGGCAAAGCCATGATGGGAACGGGTGAAGCAGAAGGTGAGAAGCGGGCAGTGGAAGCTGCTGAAGCTGCGATCTCCAACCCATTGCTTGATGAAGTATCTATGAAGGGCGCCCGTGGCGTTCTCATAAACATCACCGGTGGTATGGACCTTACTCTTTATGAGGTTGACGAAGCTGCAAACCGTATCCGTTCTGAAGTTGATCCAGACGCCAACATTATTGTTGGGTCCACGTTTGACTCATCTCTCGACGGCAGCATGCGGGTTTCGGTCGTGGCGACAGGTATTGACGTTGAGCAGGCTGAACAGCCTGTTCCCGAAACGGAAAAGATCACGATGCTTCGCCCAGGACGGCGCATGTCCGTAGAAGAGACTCCGGTGGAGCCAGAAGCTGCTGAAGTGGCAGCTGAAGCGGAGCGGGTTGATGTGCAAGAACCTGCTGCTGCGCAGGCAGAGGCAGAACTCGCTCTTGAAGCGCCTCTGCCAGCAGATTTTGACCCAGCAGCTTATGAGGCAGAAGTCATTATTCCAAGCCAGGAGCCTATTGCTGAACCAGCACAAGCTCAGGCTAGTCTGTCTGCAACTGCTGAACCGAACCGGCCCTTTATTCCGGCAGGTCTTAATCGGGTAGAAGCGCGATCCAGCGAACTCCCTTCCTTCCTGGGAGCGCGTCCAGAACCTGTCGCGAGGCAAGCTGTACCAGCTCGCGGACCTTCCTTGTTTGAGAGGCTGACTGGGCGATCTAAGGCTGCACCTGAAGCACGCCAAGCGCCTGTTGTACCGCGTGAGGCCGTTCAGCCGACTCAGACTGCTGCTGCACCGGCGCGACAAGCTTCACCAGCGCCGCAGCAGGCGGTCGCACCTGAGCCTCAACCTGCTCCGCCAGCTGCTCAGCAAGCGCCTTCCCCGCAGCCAAAAGCGGATGAAGGAATGGTGGCATCGTCGTTCGAAGAGGATCAATTGGAGATCCCAACCTTCCTCCGGCGCCAGGCAAACTAA
- the ftsA gene encoding cell division protein FtsA produces the protein MNMGLGAKGLQGKPISAGRPGIVAALDVGSNKIACFIAKIEPGKLANGLSPMRIIGIGHQVSRGVRGGAIVDMDAAEEAIRVAVDAAERMAGATVRDVLVTVACGEPKSQTIAVQAPIPSREVQDDDLTRLVSYGQSKYMPEGRDVLHAIPINYSVDDNRGIRDPRGMFGEKAGVELHMVSVQHGPVRNLELCIQRCHLNVAGMVAAPYASGLAALVEDEMDLGVTVIDMGGGTTSLAVFFEGQMVYCDAVPVGGQHITNDIARGLSTPIAHAERMKTLYGSALASPSDERELIDVPQVGETDHSSANHIPRSILTGIIQPRLEETLELVRDRLVKSGFDRVAGQRVVLTGGGAQLSGAREHTARILNKKVRVGQPVRYMGLAEATGGPAFSAAAGLASYSQLAPLTINSDPALDVPENTGQWRRIGRWLKENF, from the coding sequence ATGAATATGGGACTTGGCGCAAAAGGATTGCAGGGCAAGCCCATCAGTGCCGGACGGCCTGGTATTGTTGCCGCGCTTGATGTTGGTTCAAACAAAATTGCCTGCTTCATCGCCAAGATTGAGCCCGGCAAGCTTGCCAATGGCCTGTCGCCCATGCGGATCATTGGGATTGGTCATCAGGTGTCCCGCGGTGTTCGCGGTGGTGCCATCGTAGATATGGATGCGGCCGAAGAAGCGATCCGTGTGGCGGTAGATGCGGCGGAGCGTATGGCAGGCGCCACGGTGCGGGACGTTCTAGTGACCGTGGCCTGTGGCGAGCCTAAGAGCCAGACCATCGCGGTCCAAGCGCCGATCCCCTCTCGTGAAGTTCAGGATGATGACTTGACGCGTCTGGTGTCGTATGGCCAAAGCAAATATATGCCGGAAGGCCGCGACGTCTTGCACGCGATCCCGATCAATTATTCGGTTGATGACAATCGCGGCATTCGTGATCCGCGCGGCATGTTTGGCGAAAAAGCTGGTGTTGAACTCCACATGGTCAGCGTTCAGCACGGTCCTGTGCGCAATCTCGAACTTTGCATCCAGCGATGCCACTTAAATGTTGCTGGCATGGTTGCCGCTCCTTACGCGAGCGGCCTGGCTGCGCTCGTTGAAGATGAGATGGACCTTGGCGTTACTGTGATCGATATGGGTGGCGGGACAACGTCGCTGGCTGTCTTCTTTGAAGGTCAGATGGTTTATTGCGATGCGGTCCCTGTTGGTGGCCAGCATATTACAAACGATATCGCACGGGGCCTGTCGACACCGATTGCACATGCCGAACGTATGAAGACCCTTTATGGGTCCGCGCTTGCGAGCCCCTCAGATGAGCGCGAACTGATCGACGTGCCACAGGTAGGCGAGACTGATCACTCTTCAGCAAACCATATTCCACGCTCCATTCTGACGGGCATCATTCAGCCTCGGCTTGAAGAGACGCTCGAGCTTGTACGTGACCGACTTGTCAAAAGTGGCTTTGATCGCGTCGCAGGGCAGCGGGTGGTTCTCACCGGTGGTGGCGCGCAGCTTAGCGGTGCCCGGGAGCACACAGCGCGCATTCTCAATAAAAAGGTCCGTGTCGGACAACCTGTCCGATATATGGGCTTGGCAGAGGCAACAGGCGGCCCAGCTTTCTCAGCCGCCGCTGGCCTTGCATCCTATTCACAGTTGGCTCCACTCACGATTAATTCGGATCCGGCTTTGGACGTTCCTGAAAACACTGGTCAATGGCGGCGCATTGGACGGTGGTTGAAGGAGAATTTTTGA
- a CDS encoding cell division protein FtsQ, giving the protein MRSVKEQKRPARKTAPRRSASGSGSASGRGSKTTRRTSAVAPGRRRAKSGKTFGRRGQRPPGRLSRAIEAIREGRLPKSLVGVASAGFVGAAALYGLAVGGHIAAAGTYVADQATASVAWVGFGVDEVTVAGRERTTRADVLKALEVEQGQIIFGVDLERARENLLRLDWIADATVTRVLPDRVHVELVERRPFAVWQRGGRLAVIDAQGRPITEDGVEGYGHLPLVVGHGAAREAEGFTQVVAAWPELQARVRAYVRVGDRRWNLRLENGVDVLLPEVGVSEALAELVAIDEAQRVLARDIEAIDVRLPDRFTVRLSPDAAARRDAVTQGWDRPSQGDDT; this is encoded by the coding sequence ATGCGATCGGTAAAGGAACAGAAAAGGCCTGCGCGCAAAACTGCGCCGCGCCGTTCTGCGTCCGGTTCCGGATCAGCTTCGGGGCGCGGTTCGAAGACCACGCGGCGCACCAGCGCGGTTGCGCCGGGGCGGCGCCGTGCTAAATCCGGAAAAACATTTGGTCGACGGGGACAGCGACCCCCGGGTCGGCTTTCGCGTGCGATCGAGGCTATCCGCGAAGGTCGATTGCCTAAATCTCTTGTGGGTGTTGCCAGTGCCGGGTTTGTCGGTGCGGCGGCCCTTTATGGTTTGGCCGTTGGTGGGCATATCGCTGCGGCTGGGACCTATGTTGCAGATCAGGCCACGGCATCTGTTGCCTGGGTTGGCTTTGGTGTCGATGAGGTGACGGTTGCTGGTCGTGAGCGGACCACCAGGGCGGATGTCTTGAAAGCGCTCGAAGTTGAACAAGGCCAGATCATTTTCGGTGTTGATCTAGAGCGCGCGCGTGAAAATCTGCTGCGCCTCGATTGGATTGCCGATGCGACAGTGACGCGGGTTTTGCCGGACCGGGTCCATGTTGAGCTTGTCGAGCGCCGTCCATTCGCAGTTTGGCAGAGGGGCGGACGTCTGGCGGTGATTGATGCGCAGGGGCGCCCGATCACGGAAGATGGCGTTGAAGGTTATGGCCACCTTCCTTTGGTTGTCGGCCATGGTGCTGCGCGCGAAGCAGAGGGCTTTACGCAGGTGGTTGCGGCTTGGCCGGAGCTTCAGGCCCGGGTGCGCGCTTATGTGCGGGTCGGAGACCGTCGCTGGAACCTGCGTCTGGAAAATGGCGTTGATGTTTTGTTGCCGGAGGTTGGCGTGAGCGAAGCGCTCGCTGAACTGGTTGCGATTGACGAGGCCCAACGGGTGTTGGCGCGTGACATTGAAGCGATTGATGTGCGTCTGCCGGATCGGTTTACCGTTCGTTTGAGCCCCGATGCGGCGGCGCGACGCGATGCAGTTACCCAAGGTTGGGATCGTCCCTCACAAGGGGATGACACATGA
- the ddlB gene encoding D-alanine--D-alanine ligase B has product MSEYKHIAVIKGGWSPEREVSLVSGRDCAEALRGEGFEVTEIDAGRDLAEQLLQIGPDAVFNALHGRWGEDGCVQGLLEVLGIPYTHSGVRASAVAMDKEQSKHVFRAAGLPVAESKLVTREEAARGHVMDTPYVIKPHNQGSSVGVFIVREGENRPPAELSSPKWDLGDVVMAERYIPGMELTCAVIGNRVLNVTEITANTAFYDYDAKYSSGGSVHVVPARISSDINKRVQDVTHAAHDSLGCRGVTRSDFRFDEKKGELVLLEVNTQPGMTPTSLVPELAAYEGMSYGALVRWMVEDASCDR; this is encoded by the coding sequence ATGAGTGAGTACAAACATATCGCCGTTATCAAGGGCGGTTGGTCGCCTGAGCGAGAAGTGAGCCTTGTTTCTGGTCGTGATTGCGCTGAAGCCCTGCGTGGAGAAGGGTTTGAGGTCACTGAGATTGATGCTGGCCGGGATCTGGCGGAGCAATTACTCCAGATAGGGCCTGACGCTGTTTTCAACGCCCTGCATGGTCGCTGGGGCGAGGATGGATGTGTTCAGGGCCTCCTGGAAGTGCTCGGCATTCCCTACACTCATTCGGGTGTTCGTGCGTCGGCTGTGGCCATGGATAAAGAGCAATCCAAGCATGTTTTTCGGGCGGCAGGTCTCCCCGTCGCAGAGAGCAAGCTTGTGACGCGGGAAGAAGCGGCTCGTGGCCATGTCATGGACACGCCGTACGTGATCAAGCCCCACAACCAGGGCTCGAGTGTCGGTGTTTTCATTGTTCGGGAAGGTGAAAACCGACCTCCAGCAGAACTCTCTTCACCGAAATGGGACCTCGGTGATGTCGTGATGGCGGAGCGCTACATACCCGGTATGGAACTCACCTGCGCAGTGATCGGAAACCGAGTCCTAAATGTCACAGAGATCACAGCAAACACAGCTTTCTACGACTATGACGCAAAATATTCGAGTGGTGGCTCGGTTCACGTAGTGCCTGCCCGAATCAGTTCGGATATAAATAAACGTGTTCAGGACGTGACACATGCGGCACATGATTCGCTTGGTTGCCGGGGGGTAACCAGGTCGGATTTCCGTTTCGATGAAAAGAAAGGGGAGCTCGTTCTGTTAGAGGTCAATACGCAGCCCGGCATGACGCCGACGTCGTTGGTTCCCGAACTCGCGGCGTATGAAGGAATGTCATATGGCGCGCTTGTCCGTTGGATGGTGGAGGACGCGTCATGCGATCGGTAA